The sequence below is a genomic window from Leucoraja erinacea ecotype New England chromosome 10, Leri_hhj_1, whole genome shotgun sequence.
ATAATTAACTTGGAGATGGGAACGTGCCGTTTATAAGTTAATCTGACTAAGGGCAGTAAAATTATGTTGTTTGTGAATAGAAATCTGAAAAACCTTATCCATGAGATGGGGATAGAATTATTGTTGAACTTTTTTCATTACAGGAAATTAATCGTGGTCCAGGTAAATACGAGGTCCCACATTTTCTTGACTTACTGGCAAAGAAGAATATTGGAAAGAGAGGTATTTTTGGCACTAGAGAAGAACGATTTAAAAAGCAACAAAGTGTAAGGGTTCATGGGTTTGTATTTTTGCACAATCGTGATTTCACAATTTCAAATTATTGAGTTAATTCGAGGGAACTGCATGATAGGATTCCAATGTTGACTGCGTAGCGGTGGAGACATACATAAAGTAAGGTGTTCAAGATCAGTCTATGGGTTCCTGGGACAACTTGCAGGAGATTTTGTCCCATGGGTTTGCATTGTAGGCTAACTCTTATTGTCTGACTTTTCATATCAATGCCATGAACCACCATTCATAATGTCATTCataatgtcattttttttttctccttgaaTGGGCTTTGGACAGACTGGCTAAGACTTTGTATTTGTCCAAAATGTAACCACaaggattacaaaaaactacaAAAAAGTTGAACTTCAATATCGGCAAAGAATATTCTTAATAATATTTCAGACCATTTATTTTAATTGTCTTTGTTTGCAAAAGTGTTATTCCTTTGGGAAAATAAATGTCactgttaatttattttaaactcgAACGATTTGAACAGATGAATTCTTATCAAAGCAGAGCATTGAGAGAGACGATGTTATTCCGACTGCTTTATTTTTCCAGATTATTAGCCCGGGCCCTGGTTCATATGGAAAAGGAGGGATTCCAATGGCTGTGCTGGAGGAAAAAGCGAATAAATCCGCAGGACTACGGGGAATGATGgattcaaacagtacaaagagcCGATCCCTTGAAGCAATGGTAAATGTGCCATTCTGTTGTACTCTTATAACTGACAATTTATTAATATTGCACCAGCCAAATTAGTTGGGAGTGGTTAGGATGTCTGATTCATAGCAAACAGCCAATAATGTGAATTTATTCATAAAATGTTGCCCAATGAGTGGAGGATACACAAACTACAATGAAAGCAAGCTAATTCCTACAGGAAAAAACTATCAGTGGAAGATAAAGTGTACACTTTAAGTTaatgggtggcatagtggcaaaGCCGTAGGCAAAACTGCTGCCTCAATGccatatagattcttgataaggaaGGTTGTAAAAGGTTTCTAGATTAGGCAGGAATGCAGAATGCAGATTATAGTCAGATCAGATGGGTGGCAGGTGGCatagcagtggagctgctgccttacagcgccaaaaccccgtgttctatcctgactacgggtgattgtctgtacgtagtttgtacgttctccccgtgacgtgcgtgggttttctctgtgatctccaatttcttcccacactccaaagacgtacaggtttttagattaattggcttggtaaaattgtaaattgtccccagtatgtcgaatacagtgtgtggggattgctggtcggcgtggacttggtgggccgaagggcctgtttctgagctgtaactCTGAAATAAACTGTTGATTCCAGCCACTGACAGAAGTGCAGTCACTAAGTCTGATTCTCAGATGTATTATCCAGTCCATTGGCCAACTTCATACCACTTAAAGCATCAGAAGTATTTACATTTCTATGGTGCCTTTAATGTAAAAAATAGTCTCAGGTTGCTTCCCAATGTTTGGTCATTCAGTACCAGGGATGAGTTTCGTGCCGAGCAGTGTTTCAAAGCACTTGTGTGACCATGCTTGCAGGTCCTTGCAGGTACTTCACTTTTAAAGGATCCTATCTTTTTTAGGGCTGCGAATTGTCACCAAACACCTATAAAATTGAAAGTGGATTGGACAAACTTTTGCGGCAAGTGGTCAGTAAACGTGGCCCCTATGATCTCTTTACAGGCGAGAGAGGTGAACGGATAAAATCGGGCCACCGTGCAACGGTACGTACACATAAGTCAGGCTTCATTCAAAATCACTGCTCTTTCCTTGTCTGCAATACTTTTGTTCAGTTCTTGGTCAATGAGCGAACTGAAGACACTGTGAAACACTTTGCCGAGTTAAAACGTTACCGATTACCATTCAATTGAGTCCAATTACGGATGAGAAGTTGCTGGCCTTGCAGAAGAAGTGGACTTGAAAATGGTCCAGAGGCAACCAACCAATTCATGGGATGTAGGATGGGCTATGAGGTCTGAGCAAGTTGACTCTTCCTTACCAGAATCCAGAAAACTTGTTTTATTTTCTGCATATTATGACTGAATTAGttttgaaatggaacaatgattcTGTTATATTGGCAAGACTATTTCATAACCGGGACTGATTTCACCCTTATTATCGTTAACTCTTTTTGACAAAGCTGAAAGTCTTTGATAATGTCACACACCACAATACAAATTCAGCCAATGTTTATCACTATCAAGAGGATTATGGAAAATATCTATTATTTCTCCAAACCCTGGCAAAATGCATTGGCTTTGTTGCCCTGGTTAATGCTGTACTGTACAGTCTCAAATAGAAGGCTTGTAGAACAATTTTGATTTTAATGTATGTCTAGCTGCAGAGGCTGCAAAACCAATCTCGCATGGATACCTGTACAGTTATatagcaaggtacacaaaaaagctggagaaactcagcgggtgcagcagcatctatggggcgaaggaaataggcaacgtttcgggccgaaacccttcttcagactgatcgggggggcgaggggggggcggggagaagaaagtaaaaaggaggaggagcccgaaggctggggggtgggaggagacagcaggagggctgaggaaggggaggaaacagcaaggactaacaaaattaggagaattcaatgttcatgcccccaggatgcagactccccaagcggaatatgaggtgctgttcctccaatttctggtgttgctcgctctggccatggaggagacccaggacagagaggtcggatacggagtgggagggggggttgaagtgctgagccaccgggaggtcaggttggttattgcggaccgagcggaggtgttataTAGCAAGTGTTGGTAAAGCGGTAAAAAATATGGAATAAGTGAGTGAAAGAAATCTGTGCTTGATTTTTGTTTTCTAGAACCCACTAAACCTCAGCCCTGGAATGTATAACATCAGATCATTTACTGATAGCCTTTGGAGTACTGAAAAGAAAAACCAGGGGAAATTCAGGACGGCAAAACAGTACCCGTTTCCTCCAGTGGAGAGAATATACTTCAGCACAGCAAACCTGTTTCGGCAACCAGTTGTTAGTCTCAGGGGTTTCTACCTTGATACATTTTCTGAAGAGAATTGACAATTCTTCTACTGAATTGGTAGTGATGATTTGTTTTTGACCATTTTGTTCTCTTGTGAATCAACAGGGTGACTACGGCTTTTATGATGTGAAGCAACTCTCCAAACCAGAAAATCAAAATCCGCCTCCCTTTTTGTCATCCACAAGCCGGGCTGGTCATATGCCTGTGAAAATGCTCACCTTTAACCCTGTAAGTGTGAAACACATGTGGCAAGGGTgtggcagaaggttaaggggggatgatagaggtctttaaaatgatgagaggtatagacagagttgacgtggataagcttttcccattgagagtagggaagattcaaacaagaggacatgacttgagaattaagggacagaagtttagggataatacgagggggaacttctttactcagagagtggtagctgtgtggaatgaacttccagtggaagtggtggaggcaggttcgattttatcatttacaaataaattggataggtatatggatgggaaaggaatggagggttatggtctgagtgcaggtagatgggactaggggaaaataagtgttcagcacggacatgaagggctgagttggcctgtttccgtgcggtaattgttatatagttatatggttatatctcacCCCGCACTCCAACATTCAGGGACATTCTAGGGTATTTAAAATCTACTCTCTTGGACATAACTCAAACGCCCATGGAGTTTGAGTCAGTAGGTTACAGTTTGCATAAGAGTCAAATTGCCCAGCATTTCATCCCTCGATGTTACAATTATAAAAGGTCTATTCAATTGGGCACCAGGATTTGTCACATTCAGATAAGTTGTAAGATTTTGGATTTTGTGGTAATTATCAATGACAGGTTTCATCACCTTGTTAATGGATGAGTGTAGTAAAACAGAACAGTGAATTGGGTTGAAATTGTCTCACTTTTAGTTTGCGAGAAATGTGTGCGTAATTTTCCACTCTTTCAGATGCCCCTCTGTTGCGGTTATACTTGAAAACCTTACCACAGGTATTGCTCATTCTGAAGCACAatctgtggccaggatgttgcctgaccctatAGCCATTGAAATTTGTACATACGGTGTGTATCTGTTTTAGTATttgagcatggaaactggcccttcggcccactgaatccgtgctgtTCAACAATCACCCCATTCCCTAGTCTAGCCTTCACTcttagggaccatttacagaaaccaattaacccataaacatgtgtaggaaagaactgcagatgctggtttaaatggaatgtagacacaaaatgctggagtagctcaggtgtcagaggttatggggagaaggcaggagaattgggttaggagggagagatagatcagccatgattgagtggcggagtagtcttgttgggccgaatgtcctaactctactcctatcactaatgaccttatgcGTGTGAGAAGACCATATAAGTTTGGGAAGAAACTAGAGtactcggggggagggggggagggatgggggggggaacccacatggtcacggggaaaacatacaaactccgtacagacagcaccagtagtcaggatcgaaacccagGTTGCTGTGTCGCCCCTATGATGACATACCTTTGCCAGAAGACTATTTGTGAACCATAGAAGGTTTATTGACTATCATCTTGTTTGATGCTAGGTCTTGCTGCTCGAGTCATTTTATTCCAGATATGCTCCGATGGAATTTTAATTTGCTCCTTTGGACCTCTAGTTAATAGAGTATGCCGTCTTACTCTCATAAAATGATTGAACACTCCACAATAGGTGTCagctgcatcacccaaggcagtgTCAAATTTAGCATTGCAGCACTGTTAAGAACCAAGTTTATCATTGAAAGACGTAGATCATATTTACATTTAAATATCTTTGCTGTAAAGTGTGGGATTTGTCAATAGACAGtatatggccggtgtgggca
It includes:
- the LOC129700838 gene encoding lymphocyte expansion molecule-like isoform X3 — translated: MEDKQFEGAPFGTQKARFDVYGVHPDNKLQGSYTEIPYDKRAISGPEINRGPGKYEVPHFLDLLAKKNIGKRGIFGTREERFKKQQSIISPGPGSYGKGGIPMAVLEEKANKSAGLRGMMDSNSTKSRSLEAMGCELSPNTYKIESGLDKLLRQVVSKRGPYDLFTGERGERIKSGHRATNPLNLSPGMYNIRSFTDSLWSTEKKNQGKFRTAKQYPFPPVERIYFSTANLFRQPVGDYGFYDVKQLSKPENQNPPPFLSSTSRAGHMPVKMLTFNPNNVGVGRYDPTKYDPKSGATYKSCFLSKTQRTLNNLERNKHMEERLRSTNSSNPDEVN
- the LOC129700838 gene encoding lymphocyte expansion molecule-like isoform X1, producing the protein MEDKQFEGAPFGTQKARFDVYGVHPDNKLQGSYTEIPYDKRAISGPEARLGPAYYDVDTGDFSARIVAEKASGPGWAREKEMERFAQTPQLFYKEQKQKQKFLEINRGPGKYEVPHFLDLLAKKNIGKRGIFGTREERFKKQQSIISPGPGSYGKGGIPMAVLEEKANKSAGLRGMMDSNSTKSRSLEAMGCELSPNTYKIESGLDKLLRQVVSKRGPYDLFTGERGERIKSGHRATNPLNLSPGMYNIRSFTDSLWSTEKKNQGKFRTAKQYPFPPVERIYFSTANLFRQPVGDYGFYDVKQLSKPENQNPPPFLSSTSRAGHMPVKMLTFNPNNVGVGRYDPTKYDPKSGATYKSCFLSKTQRTLNNLERNKHMEERLRSTNSSNPDEVN
- the LOC129700838 gene encoding lymphocyte expansion molecule-like isoform X2; amino-acid sequence: MEDKQFEGAPFGTQKARFDVYGVHPDNKLQGSYTEIPYDKRAISGPEARLGPAYYDVDTGDFSARIVAEKASGPGWAREKEMERFAQTPQLFYKEQKQKQKFLEINRGPGKYEVPHFLDLLAKKNIGKRGIFGTREERFKKQQSIISPGPGSYGKGGIPMAVLEEKANKSAGLRGMMDSNSTKSRSLEAMGCELSPNTYKIESGLDKLLRQVVSKRGPYDLFTGERGERIKSGHRATGDYGFYDVKQLSKPENQNPPPFLSSTSRAGHMPVKMLTFNPNNVGVGRYDPTKYDPKSGATYKSCFLSKTQRTLNNLERNKHMEERLRSTNSSNPDEVN
- the LOC129700838 gene encoding lymphocyte expansion molecule-like isoform X4; its protein translation is MWTQGISVLGLLPRKHQGRVGQGKRKWNALLKHHSYSIKNKSKNRSSWKLIVVQVNTRSHIFLTYWQRRILEREIISPGPGSYGKGGIPMAVLEEKANKSAGLRGMMDSNSTKSRSLEAMGCELSPNTYKIESGLDKLLRQVVSKRGPYDLFTGERGERIKSGHRATNPLNLSPGMYNIRSFTDSLWSTEKKNQGKFRTAKQYPFPPVERIYFSTANLFRQPVGDYGFYDVKQLSKPENQNPPPFLSSTSRAGHMPVKMLTFNPNNVGVGRYDPTKYDPKSGATYKSCFLSKTQRTLNNLERNKHMEERLRSTNSSNPDEVN